Proteins found in one Stigmatella erecta genomic segment:
- a CDS encoding ribonuclease H-like domain-containing protein, whose translation MTPTLEDEWLWGWDPTPGIVSVWAEPDGRVTVWRRLPGTGALVREEVRFRPWLLLSSLEDLSHLGPRLRPEAEGLAPVSYQELEGPGALRYLVHAEDGRMLASAVLQGASRRLGRPVGHVRELPEDTVLSLPPEEQYLTASGRTYFRGLGFDALHHLQFDLETTGLDPQQDRIFLVAVRTPEGQAETLEAQGPGDAAEAELLQRLAARIRACDPDIIENHNLHGFDLPFLAHRARRLGVPLALGRDGAPGLRQRPSSRGAALGRGPAARAQDPMRRTRYTMPGRELIDTMDAVLRHDFSARDLPGHGLKAVARHFGLAGPERELIPGPRVHAVFLQEPERVRRYAREDVSEAAGLARLLGGAAFALAQMAPRRYERLADAGPATGVIDPLLVRAYLRAGAALPAHEPGDGTPHSGAALHLFATGVAQRVVKADVASMYPSLMRQYRIRPQRDRLGVLLALVDRLVEQRLAAKAQGQAAAPGSPARHTHEALSAAMKILVNSAYGYLGAAGLTRFSDVHAANDVTRHGREVLGLLCRELARRGVTLLEADTDGVYFAVPEGWREADERRVVAEVAALLPPLVKLSFDGRYAAMLSHEPKNYALQTYDGSLLLRGVAFRSSRAEPFGEDFLRRALRCLLAGDVAGVRTVFVETVTALRRRELPTQAVTARVRLTKDSPQYLATRERRRELPYEAVLASGRTEWTPGEHVRVYRASGGRAGLLPDAETAGAGSDPRDYDADYYVRQLRETFAARLVRALTPEDFAAVFADPGQLSLFAPRLDQARPILTVLFDPATLPS comes from the coding sequence GTGACGCCCACCCTTGAGGACGAATGGCTCTGGGGCTGGGACCCGACCCCCGGCATCGTCTCGGTGTGGGCGGAGCCCGATGGCCGCGTCACCGTGTGGCGGCGGCTGCCCGGGACGGGCGCGCTGGTGCGCGAGGAGGTGCGGTTCCGGCCCTGGCTGCTCCTGTCCTCCTTAGAGGACCTGTCCCACCTGGGCCCGCGGCTTCGTCCCGAGGCAGAGGGGCTCGCCCCCGTTTCCTACCAGGAGTTGGAGGGCCCCGGGGCGCTGCGCTACCTGGTGCATGCGGAGGATGGGCGGATGCTGGCGTCGGCCGTGCTCCAGGGCGCCTCGCGCCGCCTGGGCCGCCCCGTTGGGCACGTGCGGGAGCTGCCCGAGGACACCGTGCTCTCGCTGCCCCCCGAGGAGCAGTACCTCACCGCCTCCGGGCGCACGTACTTCCGGGGCCTCGGCTTCGATGCGCTGCACCACTTGCAGTTCGATCTGGAGACGACCGGGCTCGACCCCCAGCAGGACCGGATCTTCCTCGTGGCCGTGAGGACCCCCGAGGGCCAGGCCGAGACGCTCGAAGCCCAGGGCCCAGGCGACGCGGCCGAGGCCGAGCTCCTCCAGCGGCTGGCCGCCCGCATCCGCGCGTGTGATCCCGACATCATCGAGAACCACAACCTGCACGGCTTCGACCTGCCCTTCCTCGCCCACCGCGCCCGGCGGCTCGGCGTTCCGCTCGCGCTGGGACGGGATGGGGCGCCCGGGCTGCGGCAGCGCCCCTCCTCCCGGGGCGCCGCCCTGGGACGGGGGCCTGCGGCGCGCGCCCAGGATCCGATGCGCCGCACGCGCTACACGATGCCCGGCCGCGAGCTGATCGACACGATGGACGCCGTGCTCCGGCACGACTTCTCCGCGCGCGACTTGCCCGGCCATGGGCTCAAGGCCGTCGCCCGGCACTTTGGCCTCGCGGGCCCCGAGCGCGAGCTCATTCCCGGCCCCCGCGTCCACGCGGTGTTTCTCCAGGAGCCCGAGCGCGTGCGGCGCTATGCCCGCGAGGACGTGTCGGAGGCCGCGGGCCTGGCCCGCCTGCTCGGGGGCGCGGCCTTCGCCCTGGCCCAAATGGCCCCGCGCCGCTACGAGCGCCTCGCGGACGCGGGCCCCGCCACCGGCGTGATTGATCCGCTCCTCGTGCGCGCCTACCTCCGCGCGGGCGCCGCGCTCCCCGCCCATGAGCCGGGCGATGGCACCCCGCACAGCGGCGCCGCCCTGCACCTGTTCGCGACAGGCGTGGCCCAGCGCGTGGTGAAGGCCGACGTCGCGAGCATGTACCCGTCCCTGATGCGCCAGTACCGGATCCGCCCCCAGCGGGACCGGCTGGGCGTGCTGCTCGCGCTGGTGGACCGGCTCGTGGAGCAGCGGCTGGCCGCCAAGGCCCAGGGCCAGGCCGCCGCCCCCGGCTCCCCCGCGCGCCACACGCACGAGGCGCTCTCCGCCGCGATGAAGATCCTCGTCAACTCGGCCTATGGCTACCTGGGCGCCGCCGGGCTCACCCGCTTCTCGGACGTCCACGCCGCCAACGACGTGACGCGCCACGGCCGCGAGGTACTGGGGCTGCTGTGCCGCGAGCTGGCCCGGCGCGGCGTCACGCTCCTGGAGGCCGACACGGACGGGGTGTACTTCGCCGTGCCCGAGGGCTGGCGCGAGGCCGACGAGCGCCGCGTGGTGGCCGAGGTCGCCGCGCTGCTGCCCCCCCTCGTGAAGCTCTCCTTCGATGGGCGCTATGCCGCCATGCTCTCGCACGAGCCGAAGAACTACGCGCTCCAGACGTATGACGGCTCGCTCCTGCTCCGGGGCGTGGCGTTCCGCTCCAGCCGGGCGGAGCCCTTCGGCGAGGACTTCCTGCGCCGGGCCCTGCGCTGCCTGCTGGCCGGAGACGTCGCCGGGGTGCGGACCGTCTTCGTCGAGACCGTGACGGCGCTGCGCCGGCGGGAGCTGCCCACCCAGGCCGTCACCGCGCGGGTCCGGCTGACGAAGGACTCCCCGCAGTACCTCGCCACCCGCGAGCGCCGGCGGGAGCTGCCCTACGAGGCCGTGCTGGCCAGCGGCCGGACCGAGTGGACGCCCGGCGAGCACGTCCGCGTCTACCGTGCATCCGGGGGCCGCGCGGGGCTGCTGCCGGACGCGGAGACGGCGGGCGCGGGCAGCGATCCCCGGGACTACGACGCCGATTACTACGTCCGGCAGCTGCGCGAGACGTTCGCGGCCCGGCTCGTCCGGGCGCTCACCCCCGAGGACTTCGCGGCGGTGTTCGCCGACCCCGGGCAACTCTCCCTCTTCGCCCCGCGGCTGGACCAGGCCCGGCCCATCCTCACGGTGCTGTTCGATCCGGCCACCCTGCCCTCCTGA
- a CDS encoding Hint domain-containing protein — MRIGSLNPWGPLVRTSQMMGVLLLTAGWSGPLRPPAERVPHPQLVEQSRRMNALYDARRLQHADRLSIGLDLSDDAQHAFVLGRLQAAGKTARNAPGLFHKLSQFRAHALRRARQAAPAVTVTNGSAWCDHYLVVKPPADSSTGASLTYEPYVRVSCQGGAAYVYADLLVHDINREDTEGRVVASQAGEEYGGGTGFTGVGTVASVDVAPGRLLRLESLALAMDEATGREFISYTVEKTSLALKEERGVTLLHPRETVPDNTRADIWMCQLRGGADCDYAVAGYDQGLLQASPPVPQGVAASRTEAPGELNPSDLWEFSRPFEATRPYVPLRVEIQAGRVNGQPCTVDHYTHAQVRLHSPTGDSCASTGDLTRLLPVGQHTAVFNHLAEVSSNLQGQSAPECSTARILQQPVHFTFTVRGMARCAQPDGSHTLEPFYRSQALDERSATAQRLLFQNSCMAEGTRIQLANGRVLPVEQVEAGDKVLANRMGLILTVTDVIRGNETQDLVQLQDTAGHSVTLTQMHPILKADGRVVAAKALKVRDQVLTDKGAAMLKSVKRVPVQGKRVFNLALGTPYELRGVGAQERTLFASGFVVGDKSMQELLLLPPLKPIDVMSRLPKVLQEDFANAKEQ; from the coding sequence ATGAGAATCGGTTCGTTGAACCCGTGGGGGCCGCTCGTCCGGACGTCCCAGATGATGGGGGTGCTCTTGCTCACCGCGGGGTGGAGCGGCCCGCTGCGGCCCCCCGCGGAGCGGGTGCCTCACCCCCAGTTGGTGGAGCAGTCCCGGCGGATGAATGCCCTGTATGACGCGCGGCGCCTCCAGCATGCGGACCGGCTCAGCATCGGCCTGGATCTCTCCGACGATGCGCAGCACGCCTTCGTCCTGGGCCGGCTCCAGGCCGCGGGCAAGACTGCCCGGAACGCTCCCGGACTTTTCCACAAGTTGTCCCAGTTCCGCGCGCATGCCCTGCGCCGCGCCCGGCAGGCCGCCCCGGCGGTCACCGTCACGAACGGCTCCGCCTGGTGCGACCACTACCTGGTCGTGAAGCCCCCGGCCGACTCCAGCACCGGCGCCTCCCTCACGTATGAGCCCTATGTCCGGGTGAGCTGCCAGGGCGGTGCCGCCTACGTCTATGCCGATCTGCTCGTCCACGACATCAACCGCGAGGACACCGAGGGCCGCGTGGTGGCCTCCCAGGCCGGCGAGGAGTACGGCGGCGGCACCGGCTTCACCGGCGTGGGCACCGTGGCCTCCGTGGACGTGGCCCCGGGCCGGCTGCTGCGCCTGGAGTCCCTGGCCCTCGCGATGGATGAGGCCACGGGCCGGGAGTTCATCTCCTATACGGTGGAGAAGACGTCCCTGGCCCTGAAGGAGGAGCGCGGCGTCACGCTCCTCCACCCCCGCGAGACCGTCCCGGACAACACGCGGGCCGACATCTGGATGTGCCAGCTTCGCGGCGGCGCGGACTGTGACTACGCGGTGGCCGGCTACGACCAGGGCCTCCTCCAGGCCTCCCCGCCCGTTCCCCAGGGCGTGGCCGCCTCCCGCACCGAGGCCCCCGGCGAGCTGAACCCGAGCGACCTCTGGGAGTTCTCCCGCCCGTTCGAGGCCACGCGCCCCTATGTGCCCCTGCGCGTGGAAATCCAGGCCGGCCGCGTGAACGGCCAGCCGTGCACCGTGGACCACTACACCCATGCCCAGGTGCGGCTCCACTCCCCCACGGGCGACTCGTGCGCGAGCACCGGCGACCTCACGCGGCTGCTGCCCGTGGGCCAGCACACCGCCGTGTTCAACCACCTGGCGGAGGTCTCCTCCAACCTCCAGGGCCAGAGCGCCCCGGAGTGCTCCACCGCCCGCATCCTCCAGCAGCCGGTGCACTTCACCTTCACCGTCCGCGGCATGGCCCGGTGCGCGCAGCCCGATGGCTCCCACACCCTCGAGCCGTTCTACCGGTCCCAGGCCCTCGATGAGCGCTCCGCCACCGCCCAGCGGCTCCTCTTCCAGAACAGCTGCATGGCCGAGGGCACCCGCATCCAGCTCGCCAACGGCCGGGTCCTCCCCGTGGAGCAGGTTGAGGCCGGCGACAAGGTCCTGGCCAACCGGATGGGGTTGATCCTCACCGTCACCGACGTGATTCGCGGCAACGAGACCCAGGACCTCGTGCAGTTGCAGGACACGGCGGGCCACTCCGTCACCCTGACGCAGATGCACCCCATCCTCAAAGCCGACGGCAGGGTGGTGGCGGCCAAGGCCCTGAAGGTCCGCGACCAGGTGCTCACCGACAAGGGCGCCGCCATGCTCAAGTCGGTGAAGCGCGTGCCGGTCCAGGGCAAGCGGGTGTTCAACCTCGCCCTGGGAACGCCCTACGAGCTGCGCGGGGTGGGGGCCCAGGAGCGCACCCTGTTCGCCAGCGGCTTCGTCGTGGGGGACAAGTCCATGCAGGAGCTGCTGCTGCTGCCGCCCCTGAAGCCCATCGACGTCATGTCCCGGCTGCCCAAGGTCCTGCAAGAGGACTTCGCGAACGCGAAGGAGCAGTAG
- a CDS encoding PAS domain-containing protein: MGWEFLVESLPDAVLVLERDWRITALNGVAEGIIGRSRDTLVGHSLWTELPELAEAPLGAALRAALASGERSTHTGHFAPFGAWFEARLVPQAGGLVVFIRDVSPLHEAELERSRLVAAERAASERAEQAAHRLTRLQEFTARLSAARSPEEVTQQTVASAMAAVGATLAMVGVPTETLRTLRMAACLGAPSQVLREYQVLPLDAPLPMSVAFQGEAEWVESPEALGARYPGLAKTLAGNARAHALASLPLAVEGRVLGVLTLCYPEPRAFTAEEREFLMALARHSALALDRARLLAEGETQRARLEELVMCAPAVVSVTRGSGHRYVLCNPRYRQLLGGKDLTGMSAREAVPVLEGQGVFEAMDRVYETGEPFISKEFPVRLGPKSDVPSEAFFDFVHQPLRDSEGRVEGIATFAFDVTDQVLARRTVEELLRDMARSEERFRAFLTATSEIIWDMPPQGGFDSDQPGWRAFTGQSREALLGWGWLDAVHPEDRQGTQQAWREAVKAGTLFQNEVRLRRQDGMYRHMQMRAVPVLELDGTVREWVGIHRDITRQREDEVERARLLSREQRHRAQLQGLAAASLAIGQAASLDAVLLVITEQARELIGAHQSVTSLTTGEDGAQSISAVSLSEKYSQYRGYSPRADGWGFSAQVCRTNRPLRMAQPELEAHPAWRSLGTSEAEHPPPRGWLAVPLVGSSGSNLGLIQLSDRHEGDFTAEDEAILVQLARMASVAIENARLMAESQAANRAKDEFLAVMSHELRTPLTAVLGWTQMLRTRRGDAAIQEKGLDVIERNARSLAQLIEDVLDVSRILTGKLALHQRAVDLAGVVQAAVEVVRPRAEQKGVALVLEAVGGGGMVTGDPGRLQQVFWNLLVNAVKFTPAGGRVEVRMERDNAEWRVWIKDSGQGIRVEALPHLFERFWQADGSSTREHGGLGLGLAIVRHLVELHRGEVEAESAGLGHGSTFTVRLPVPALLPEPERAATAAEGGVPQVRLDGVRVLLVEDAEDARELITLLLRDRGAQVRAVVNAREAMESLEADLPDVVVSDIGLPGEDGHALLKRMRAWAEARDQWLPAIALTAYAGAEDARRAYRAGFQVHMAKPLESEALVESVARLAARDREAGPHAG; this comes from the coding sequence ATGGGATGGGAGTTCCTCGTCGAGAGCCTGCCCGATGCGGTGCTCGTGCTGGAGCGCGACTGGCGCATCACCGCCCTCAACGGGGTGGCCGAGGGCATCATCGGGCGCTCCCGGGACACCTTGGTGGGCCACAGCCTGTGGACGGAACTGCCGGAGCTGGCGGAGGCTCCCTTGGGCGCAGCCCTGCGCGCGGCCCTGGCCAGCGGTGAGCGCAGCACGCACACGGGCCACTTCGCGCCCTTTGGCGCGTGGTTCGAGGCGCGGCTCGTTCCCCAGGCTGGGGGGCTGGTGGTCTTCATCCGGGACGTCTCCCCGCTGCACGAGGCGGAGCTGGAGCGGAGCCGGCTGGTGGCCGCCGAGCGCGCCGCGTCCGAGCGGGCCGAGCAGGCCGCGCACCGGCTCACGCGCCTGCAGGAGTTCACCGCGCGCCTGTCCGCCGCGCGCTCGCCGGAAGAGGTGACGCAGCAGACGGTGGCGTCCGCCATGGCGGCGGTGGGCGCGACGCTGGCCATGGTGGGCGTGCCCACCGAGACGCTGCGCACCCTGCGGATGGCGGCCTGCCTGGGCGCGCCCTCCCAGGTCCTGCGGGAGTACCAGGTGCTGCCGCTGGATGCGCCGCTGCCCATGTCGGTGGCCTTCCAGGGCGAGGCGGAGTGGGTGGAGTCTCCCGAGGCGCTGGGGGCGCGCTACCCGGGGCTGGCGAAGACGCTCGCGGGCAACGCGCGGGCGCACGCGCTGGCGAGCCTGCCGCTGGCGGTGGAGGGGCGGGTGCTGGGGGTGCTGACGCTGTGCTACCCCGAGCCGCGCGCCTTCACGGCGGAGGAGCGGGAGTTCCTGATGGCCCTGGCGCGGCACAGCGCGCTGGCGCTGGACCGGGCGCGGCTCTTGGCGGAGGGCGAGACGCAGCGCGCGCGGCTGGAGGAGCTGGTGATGTGCGCCCCGGCGGTGGTGTCCGTCACGCGCGGCTCGGGGCACCGCTACGTGCTGTGCAACCCGCGCTACCGGCAGCTCCTGGGCGGCAAGGATTTGACGGGCATGTCCGCGCGCGAGGCCGTGCCGGTGCTGGAGGGCCAGGGCGTCTTCGAGGCGATGGACCGGGTGTACGAGACGGGGGAGCCCTTCATCAGCAAGGAGTTCCCGGTGCGGCTGGGGCCCAAGTCGGACGTGCCCTCGGAGGCCTTCTTCGACTTCGTCCACCAGCCGCTGCGGGACTCCGAGGGGCGGGTGGAGGGCATCGCCACGTTCGCCTTCGACGTGACGGACCAGGTGCTGGCGCGGCGCACGGTGGAGGAGCTGCTGCGGGACATGGCGCGCAGCGAGGAGCGCTTCCGCGCGTTCCTCACCGCCACCTCGGAGATCATCTGGGACATGCCGCCCCAGGGCGGGTTCGACTCGGATCAGCCCGGCTGGCGGGCCTTCACGGGCCAGTCGCGCGAGGCGCTGCTGGGCTGGGGCTGGCTGGACGCGGTGCACCCGGAGGACCGGCAGGGCACCCAGCAGGCCTGGCGCGAGGCGGTGAAGGCCGGCACGCTCTTCCAGAACGAGGTGCGGCTGCGGCGGCAGGACGGGATGTACCGCCACATGCAGATGCGCGCGGTGCCGGTGCTGGAGCTGGACGGCACGGTGCGCGAGTGGGTGGGCATCCACCGCGACATCACCCGCCAGCGCGAGGACGAGGTGGAGCGGGCGCGGCTCTTGTCGCGCGAGCAGCGGCACCGGGCGCAGCTCCAGGGGCTGGCGGCGGCGTCGCTGGCCATTGGCCAGGCGGCCTCGCTGGACGCGGTGCTGCTGGTCATCACCGAGCAGGCCCGCGAGCTCATCGGCGCGCACCAGTCCGTCACCAGCCTGACGACGGGCGAGGACGGGGCACAGTCCATCAGCGCGGTGTCGCTGTCGGAGAAGTACTCGCAGTACCGGGGCTACTCGCCGCGGGCGGACGGCTGGGGGTTCTCGGCGCAGGTGTGCCGGACGAACCGGCCCCTGCGCATGGCGCAGCCGGAGCTGGAGGCGCACCCGGCGTGGCGGAGCCTGGGCACGTCCGAGGCGGAGCACCCGCCCCCGCGCGGGTGGCTCGCGGTGCCGCTGGTGGGCAGCAGCGGCAGCAACCTGGGGCTCATCCAGCTGTCGGACCGGCACGAGGGGGACTTCACCGCGGAGGACGAGGCCATCCTGGTGCAGCTGGCGCGCATGGCCTCGGTGGCCATCGAGAACGCGCGGCTGATGGCGGAGTCCCAGGCGGCCAACCGCGCGAAGGACGAGTTCCTGGCGGTGATGAGCCACGAGCTGCGCACGCCGCTCACGGCGGTGCTGGGCTGGACGCAGATGCTGCGCACGCGCCGCGGTGACGCGGCCATCCAGGAGAAGGGGCTGGATGTCATCGAGCGCAACGCGCGCTCGCTGGCGCAGCTCATCGAGGACGTGCTGGACGTGTCGCGCATCCTCACGGGCAAGCTGGCGCTGCACCAGCGCGCGGTGGACCTGGCCGGGGTGGTGCAGGCGGCGGTGGAGGTGGTGCGGCCCCGGGCGGAGCAGAAGGGCGTGGCGCTGGTGCTGGAGGCGGTGGGGGGCGGGGGGATGGTGACGGGGGACCCGGGCCGGTTGCAGCAGGTGTTCTGGAACCTGCTGGTGAACGCGGTGAAGTTCACCCCGGCCGGCGGGCGGGTGGAAGTGCGGATGGAGCGGGACAACGCCGAGTGGCGGGTGTGGATCAAGGACTCGGGGCAGGGCATCCGGGTGGAGGCGCTGCCGCACCTCTTCGAGCGCTTCTGGCAGGCGGACGGCAGCAGCACGCGGGAGCACGGCGGGCTGGGACTGGGGCTGGCCATCGTGCGGCACCTGGTGGAGCTGCACCGGGGCGAGGTGGAGGCGGAGAGCGCGGGGCTGGGCCATGGCTCCACCTTCACGGTGCGCCTGCCGGTGCCGGCCCTGCTGCCCGAGCCGGAGCGCGCGGCCACGGCCGCGGAGGGCGGGGTGCCCCAGGTGCGGCTGGACGGGGTGCGCGTGCTGCTGGTGGAGGACGCGGAGGACGCGCGCGAGCTCATCACCCTGCTGCTCAGGGACCGGGGCGCCCAGGTGCGCGCGGTGGTCAACGCCCGCGAGGCGATGGAGAGCCTGGAGGCGGACTTGCCGGACGTGGTGGTGTCGGACATCGGCCTGCCGGGCGAGGACGGCCATGCCCTGCTCAAGCGGATGCGGGCGTGGGCGGAGGCGAGGGACCAGTGGCTGCCGGCCATCGCGCTGACGGCGTACGCGGGGGCGGAGGACGCGCGGCGGGCCTACCGGGCGGGCTTCCAGGTCCACATGGCCAAGCCGCTGGAGTCGGAGGCGCTGGTGGAGTCCGTGGCCCGGCTGGCGGCGCGGGACCGGGAGGCGGGGCCGCACGCGGGGTGA
- a CDS encoding glucosaminidase domain-containing protein, translating to MTTTSSVKPSTYSVRSGDTLNKLAERFGTTATALAQKNGISNPNQIKAGQKLVIPDSFEAAPAAQPSRAANTTAAANTTAAGPARDSNGREYPTSSDGTPMFKQGDAEWGKRTLGKSSSVGAAGCAMTATAMAVSKISGKTINPGQMDAYLDKNGGYSGNGLNWDKAAQMGGLHASSAAWNLDTINKQVDAGRPVVVGVDYKAGSNGGANGTDHWIAITGRGQENGKPVYYANDPATGKQITLSQDGNTLKGGPQGYKTTGQLRTFSGGNPPRPGTVAQPPAGQTPSTGGTPAPTAPTTPTTPAASNGSLKGTTLPSEHLKRGSTGQGVEQLQDALVKTGYMTKAQVATGPGTFGPKTEAALKKFQKDHGVEAIGEYGPKTRAAFEKLGAKIGGATGGTPSTGTPSTGTPSTGTPSTGGVTGPLPKTGNAFMDKMAADAIKSQRETGVPASVTLAQAALESGWGKSGLSTKGNNFFGIKGKGPAGSVTMPTKEFLGGKWVTVDAPFRKYNSPAESFADHGKFLRENKRYAEAFKHTGDAERFAKEIHKAGYATDPEYSNKLIGMINKYGLERFDAIGRQ from the coding sequence TTGACCACCACGTCTTCTGTGAAGCCGAGCACCTATTCCGTTCGCAGCGGTGACACCCTCAACAAGCTGGCGGAGCGCTTTGGAACGACCGCCACCGCGCTGGCTCAGAAGAACGGCATCTCGAACCCGAATCAGATCAAGGCCGGCCAGAAGCTCGTCATCCCGGACAGCTTCGAGGCAGCCCCCGCCGCCCAGCCCTCCCGCGCGGCCAACACCACCGCCGCTGCGAACACCACCGCCGCCGGTCCTGCCCGGGACAGCAACGGCCGTGAGTACCCCACCTCGAGCGACGGCACGCCCATGTTCAAGCAGGGCGATGCCGAGTGGGGCAAGCGCACCCTGGGCAAGAGCTCCAGCGTGGGCGCCGCCGGCTGCGCGATGACGGCCACCGCCATGGCGGTCAGCAAGATCTCCGGGAAGACGATCAACCCCGGCCAGATGGACGCCTACCTGGACAAGAACGGCGGCTACTCCGGCAACGGCCTGAACTGGGACAAGGCGGCCCAGATGGGTGGCCTGCACGCCAGCAGCGCGGCGTGGAACCTGGACACCATCAACAAGCAGGTGGACGCGGGCCGCCCGGTGGTCGTGGGCGTGGACTACAAGGCCGGCAGCAACGGCGGCGCCAACGGCACCGACCACTGGATCGCCATCACCGGTCGCGGCCAGGAGAACGGCAAGCCCGTCTACTACGCGAATGATCCGGCCACCGGCAAGCAGATCACCCTGAGCCAGGATGGCAACACGCTCAAGGGCGGCCCCCAGGGCTACAAGACGACCGGCCAGCTGCGCACGTTCTCGGGCGGCAACCCCCCGCGCCCGGGCACCGTGGCCCAGCCCCCCGCGGGCCAGACCCCGAGCACCGGCGGCACCCCGGCCCCCACCGCTCCCACCACCCCCACCACCCCCGCGGCCAGCAACGGCTCGCTGAAGGGCACGACGCTGCCCAGCGAGCACCTGAAGCGCGGCTCCACGGGCCAGGGCGTGGAGCAGCTCCAGGACGCGCTCGTGAAGACGGGCTACATGACCAAGGCGCAGGTGGCCACGGGCCCCGGCACCTTCGGCCCGAAGACCGAGGCGGCGCTCAAGAAGTTCCAGAAGGACCACGGCGTGGAGGCCATCGGCGAGTACGGCCCCAAGACGCGCGCGGCCTTCGAGAAGCTCGGCGCGAAGATCGGCGGCGCCACGGGTGGCACGCCCAGCACCGGCACCCCGAGCACCGGCACCCCGAGCACCGGCACCCCCAGCACGGGCGGCGTGACGGGCCCGCTGCCCAAGACGGGCAACGCGTTCATGGACAAGATGGCGGCCGACGCCATCAAGAGCCAGCGTGAGACGGGCGTGCCCGCCTCGGTGACGCTGGCGCAGGCGGCGCTGGAGAGCGGCTGGGGCAAGTCGGGCCTGTCGACGAAGGGCAACAACTTCTTCGGCATCAAGGGCAAGGGCCCCGCGGGCAGCGTCACCATGCCGACCAAGGAGTTCCTCGGCGGCAAGTGGGTGACGGTGGACGCGCCCTTCCGCAAGTACAACTCGCCGGCCGAGTCCTTCGCGGACCATGGCAAGTTCCTGCGCGAGAACAAGCGGTACGCCGAGGCCTTCAAGCACACGGGCGACGCGGAGCGCTTCGCGAAGGAGATCCACAAGGCCGGCTACGCCACGGACCCTGAGTACTCGAACAAGCTCATCGGGATGATCAACAAGTACGGCCTGGAGCGCTTCGACGCCATCGGCCGCCAGTAA
- a CDS encoding cytochrome C oxidase subunit III — protein MASLSPESDPADAATSVFGVTVGLLAWGMFFAALVFAVGFLRLREPWPPAGLPPLPRILPMLGAVLLAGAALLLHRGARQVHARGAVAGALAAQVGFLAVQGFVLSTLWRAGLRLPEGGAYASAVHGLGALHAAHVVPGVAGLALRGFRRGAALRPWALYGDFLAVTGAMVLGAVYLT, from the coding sequence ATGGCCTCCCTTTCCCCAGAGAGCGATCCGGCGGACGCGGCCACCTCCGTGTTCGGGGTGACGGTGGGCCTGCTGGCGTGGGGGATGTTCTTCGCGGCGCTGGTGTTCGCGGTGGGCTTCCTGCGGCTGCGTGAACCCTGGCCTCCCGCTGGCCTGCCGCCGCTTCCCCGGATCCTTCCGATGCTGGGCGCCGTGTTGCTGGCGGGGGCGGCCCTCCTGCTCCACCGGGGCGCACGTCAGGTGCACGCCCGGGGCGCCGTGGCAGGCGCCCTGGCGGCCCAGGTGGGGTTCCTCGCGGTGCAGGGCTTCGTCCTGAGCACCTTGTGGCGCGCGGGGCTGCGGCTGCCGGAAGGGGGCGCCTATGCCTCGGCGGTCCACGGCCTGGGCGCGCTGCACGCGGCCCATGTGGTGCCGGGAGTGGCGGGGCTCGCGCTGCGAGGCTTCCGGCGCGGGGCCGCGCTGAGGCCCTGGGCGCTCTATGGGGATTTCCTGGCGGTGACGGGGGCGATGGTCCTCGGGGCGGTGTACCTGACATGA
- a CDS encoding c-type cytochrome — MNAWRALAFGGWVMAMGCKPQAPKFEPLALAEGRTVSVASLERGYSVYMQYCMSCHGERGDGQGPSASGMRPPPRNFRQGLFKFGGVAAGELPTDAALKRTVRRGLHGTPMLPWDVPEADVEAVVQYLKTFSPRWRQEAPGQPLAVSEDPWQGREAEAVARGQAVYHVASAGHAGCSACHIAYLPKPELEALTERVTGRTVDLSQVDPYTALARESDYAVAVNAQGEPTQTAKVLPPDFLVHRLRTVWPLEEEVEGAEYTPARQREDLYRVIAAGVGGAAMPTWKGAIPEENLWALTYYVQTLVNQRDTREGQALKERLLAPAR, encoded by the coding sequence ATGAACGCGTGGCGGGCCCTGGCCTTCGGCGGCTGGGTGATGGCGATGGGGTGCAAGCCGCAGGCGCCGAAGTTCGAGCCGCTGGCGCTGGCAGAGGGGCGCACGGTGAGCGTGGCGTCGCTGGAGCGCGGCTACTCGGTCTACATGCAGTACTGCATGTCCTGTCACGGCGAGCGCGGGGATGGGCAGGGGCCCTCGGCCTCGGGCATGCGCCCTCCGCCGCGCAACTTCCGGCAGGGGCTGTTCAAGTTCGGCGGCGTGGCGGCGGGCGAGCTGCCCACGGACGCGGCACTGAAGCGCACGGTGCGGCGCGGGCTGCACGGCACGCCCATGTTGCCGTGGGACGTGCCCGAGGCGGACGTGGAGGCGGTGGTGCAGTACCTGAAGACGTTCAGCCCCCGCTGGCGCCAGGAGGCCCCGGGGCAGCCGCTGGCCGTCTCCGAGGATCCGTGGCAGGGGCGCGAGGCGGAGGCGGTGGCGCGGGGCCAGGCGGTGTACCACGTGGCGAGCGCGGGCCACGCGGGGTGCTCGGCCTGCCACATCGCCTACCTGCCCAAGCCCGAGTTGGAGGCGCTGACGGAGCGGGTGACGGGCCGCACGGTGGACCTGAGCCAGGTGGATCCGTACACGGCCCTGGCGCGCGAGTCGGACTACGCGGTGGCGGTGAATGCCCAGGGCGAGCCCACGCAGACGGCGAAGGTGCTGCCGCCGGACTTCCTGGTGCACCGGCTGCGCACGGTGTGGCCGCTGGAAGAAGAAGTGGAGGGCGCGGAGTACACGCCCGCGCGGCAGCGGGAGGATCTTTACCGTGTCATCGCCGCGGGCGTGGGCGGGGCGGCGATGCCGACGTGGAAGGGGGCCATCCCGGAAGAGAACCTGTGGGCGCTCACGTATTATGTCCAGACGCTGGTGAACCAGCGGGACACGCGCGAGGGACAGGCCTTGAAGGAGCGGCTGCTCGCGCCCGCGCGGTGA